Proteins from a genomic interval of Rhodococcoides fascians A25f:
- a CDS encoding alpha/beta fold hydrolase: MERTIQKSVPVSGGSWVNVDVYGNPDLPGLLILPGVMSDARSWAAVARSVNAWPSVTVVNRRGRRPSGPLTAEYSIGVEVDDLVQVLSAIPEPVSIFGWSYGGLITLLAADEHPVEHLIAYEPVIPPFARHALSDLKEAAAQSDRGRSVEIVNLDISGFSVEHVDILRADAKQWEALCELAEPLYDELSALDAAHLPDVLAGNVERVDLIIGQHNRSVEPYGTSFDRISRRIPNARVHQLDGNGHLAHIESPGQLGRVIDATVVSI, encoded by the coding sequence ATGGAGCGAACGATTCAGAAATCGGTGCCCGTGTCCGGCGGCAGCTGGGTCAACGTCGATGTCTACGGCAACCCGGACCTGCCAGGCCTTCTCATCCTTCCTGGAGTCATGAGTGATGCTCGATCCTGGGCTGCGGTGGCGCGATCGGTGAATGCGTGGCCGTCGGTCACAGTCGTCAATCGACGCGGACGCAGACCTTCGGGGCCACTGACCGCCGAGTACTCGATCGGTGTCGAGGTAGACGATCTTGTCCAGGTGCTGAGTGCGATTCCCGAGCCGGTCAGCATCTTCGGGTGGAGCTACGGCGGACTGATCACGTTGCTCGCCGCAGACGAACATCCAGTCGAACATCTCATCGCGTACGAACCTGTTATCCCGCCTTTCGCTCGACACGCTCTGAGCGACCTGAAAGAGGCAGCAGCACAGAGTGATCGGGGGAGGAGCGTCGAAATCGTCAATCTGGACATCTCCGGCTTCTCCGTCGAACACGTCGACATCTTGCGCGCCGATGCAAAGCAGTGGGAAGCGCTGTGCGAGCTCGCTGAGCCGCTGTACGACGAGTTGAGTGCGCTCGACGCAGCGCATCTTCCCGATGTTCTGGCCGGAAATGTCGAGCGAGTCGACCTGATCATCGGCCAACACAACCGTTCGGTCGAACCGTACGGCACATCCTTCGACCGGATCAGCCGTCGAATCCCGAACGCGCGCGTTCATCAACTCGATGGCAACGGTCATCTCGCTCACATCGAATCACCCGGCCAGCTCGGACGGGTCATCGACGCAACCGTTGTGTCGATATGA
- a CDS encoding TetR/AcrR family transcriptional regulator, with amino-acid sequence MATPSRGRPSAFDRDLVLLAAARLFWRHGFSGTSTRALTTATGLSTSSLYATFGSKAGLFEEAVRTYTVEYRDIYTRAVGLDSIAAVIESILTNSVLEFTAPSDTHPGCFVSSAVTNDSADTLDAAQYISELHRANERTLHARIERAIAEGELPVDTSADAIVGVVQAIWHGLSVQSRNAVPRHALISTAKLAASSIVEHCRSESRAKA; translated from the coding sequence ATGGCAACACCGTCACGCGGCAGGCCCTCGGCGTTCGACCGCGATCTCGTATTGCTCGCTGCTGCGCGGCTTTTCTGGCGGCACGGATTCTCCGGCACATCCACACGTGCACTCACCACTGCGACCGGACTGTCGACGTCCAGCCTGTACGCAACCTTCGGCAGCAAGGCAGGACTGTTCGAGGAAGCTGTCCGCACATACACCGTCGAGTATCGCGACATCTACACCCGCGCAGTCGGTCTCGACTCGATCGCTGCGGTGATCGAGTCGATCCTGACGAACTCGGTGCTCGAGTTCACCGCGCCTTCCGACACTCATCCCGGGTGTTTCGTCAGCAGTGCAGTGACGAACGACAGCGCTGACACGCTGGACGCCGCGCAATACATTTCCGAACTGCACCGCGCGAACGAACGCACGCTACACGCGCGAATCGAACGTGCCATCGCCGAGGGTGAGCTCCCAGTCGACACATCGGCCGACGCCATCGTCGGAGTCGTCCAGGCGATCTGGCACGGCCTTTCTGTCCAATCTCGAAATGCAGTGCCGCGACATGCACTCATCTCGACCGCCAAGCTGGCCGCATCGTCCATTGTCGAGCACTGCAGGAGCGAAAGCCGAGCAAAGGCATGA
- a CDS encoding lipase family protein produces the protein MTLFGVLDRVLTRRLPLEPPDDPHAAILPTPIDNDAFFLTPPGFEDLAPGAVIRQRTTRGLVPRPRTALHQFMVRSTDARGLPAGVTASLLIPKRPWTGRGPRPVVAHNVAIDSLGAKSTPSYRLVHGVGADLPPVMPLWLARGYAVLVADHQGPRMSYSEGTMAGHAVLDSLRGMTVVAPELADSPVVAYGYSGGAIATTWTAQLQPRYAPDVRLAGAVAGGTPTDFSMLLDTMNGTVAAGLLGAASMGLAREHPEMVELFGPKALLLASWVKDMSVLPLALGGLARMRIEDLASERDPFDSDIARRVIAANRPGADAPSVPVAFFHGSASKWIGDRFIPEAGVTALIEQWRSKGADVHYEPVAGDHFIGAMTGLPFVLRWTAEQFAANGSG, from the coding sequence ATGACTCTGTTCGGTGTGCTCGATCGCGTATTGACTCGACGACTGCCTCTGGAGCCTCCGGACGATCCCCATGCCGCGATCCTTCCGACCCCGATCGACAACGACGCCTTCTTCCTCACCCCACCCGGCTTCGAGGACCTCGCACCCGGTGCAGTGATCCGGCAGCGCACGACCCGCGGTCTGGTGCCCCGGCCGCGAACCGCCCTGCATCAGTTCATGGTTCGGTCGACCGACGCGCGGGGTCTCCCCGCTGGCGTCACCGCCTCGCTGCTGATCCCGAAACGGCCGTGGACCGGGCGCGGACCGCGGCCCGTCGTCGCCCACAACGTGGCCATCGATTCCCTCGGAGCCAAGAGCACGCCGTCGTACCGGCTCGTGCACGGTGTCGGTGCGGACCTCCCGCCGGTGATGCCGCTCTGGCTCGCCCGCGGATACGCCGTCCTCGTCGCCGATCACCAAGGCCCGCGGATGTCGTACTCCGAAGGCACGATGGCCGGGCATGCCGTCCTCGACTCGCTGCGCGGGATGACGGTCGTCGCCCCGGAGCTCGCCGACAGCCCAGTGGTGGCCTACGGCTACAGCGGCGGCGCTATCGCCACCACGTGGACGGCGCAGCTGCAGCCGAGGTACGCGCCGGACGTGAGGTTGGCGGGTGCCGTCGCCGGTGGAACGCCCACCGACTTCTCGATGCTGCTGGACACCATGAACGGCACCGTCGCGGCCGGCCTGCTTGGCGCGGCGAGCATGGGTCTCGCGCGTGAGCACCCCGAGATGGTGGAGTTGTTCGGCCCGAAGGCGCTGCTGTTGGCGTCCTGGGTGAAGGACATGTCCGTCCTTCCCCTGGCCTTGGGCGGGTTGGCACGCATGCGAATCGAGGACTTGGCGTCCGAGCGCGACCCGTTCGACTCCGACATCGCGCGGCGGGTGATCGCAGCGAACCGTCCGGGTGCCGACGCGCCGTCGGTGCCGGTCGCGTTCTTCCACGGTTCCGCGAGCAAGTGGATCGGCGATCGCTTCATCCCCGAGGCCGGCGTGACTGCCCTGATCGAGCAGTGGCGCAGCAAGGGTGCCGACGTGCACTACGAGCCCGTGGCAGGCGACCACTTCATCGGTGCCATGACCGGACTGCCGTTCGTGTTGCGTTGGACCGCAGAGCAATTCGCGGCCAACGGTTCGGGTTAG
- a CDS encoding carboxylesterase/lipase family protein, translating into MRRALAVVAAMVLVATGCSSVGNDAATGSDLVVDTTTGTLQGVAVGETHQFLGVRYAQPPTGDRRWTLPQPVPDTDEVLDATRPGSPCPQTGETAQAVSSTDEDCLFLNVTVPARASATPRPVMVWWHGGGFTSGAGAPYDAQRLADQGDVVVVTANYRLGMLGYLGLPGLDGAGNFGLADQLAALRWANDNAEVFGGDPDSITVFGESAGGTSVCAALTSPASVGLVDRAIFSSGSCSLAWPAGTLFPGLPASSSLISLADSEAHGSAAATALGCTDPDLLGCLRAQPVDALLGQAVLFGNPIAYGTELLPRQPSAAVQQGNWLKVPVLSGGNRDEHRSFIGGLLLTDPTAVTAENYESLIQSSFQADVGAVSATYPLGDYESAPVAWATVVTDVAWACTTSRGARELAADGTPVYSYEFADRSAPDVSGVASSGVPQGAAHATDLPYLFDLGSEDLLTEPGQRELGDDMVAAWALFAHTGTPGGADDAYWPVTTGTETPVMQFDNPVTGSGMHLVDHRAEHHCELWDAITPE; encoded by the coding sequence GTGAGGCGCGCACTGGCGGTCGTCGCCGCGATGGTGCTGGTCGCCACTGGCTGTTCGTCGGTGGGCAATGATGCGGCGACCGGGTCGGATCTGGTGGTGGATACCACGACGGGAACCCTGCAGGGGGTCGCCGTGGGCGAGACGCACCAGTTCCTCGGTGTTCGGTATGCGCAGCCGCCGACCGGTGACCGCCGGTGGACCCTGCCCCAACCGGTTCCCGACACCGATGAAGTCCTCGATGCCACCCGACCGGGGTCGCCGTGTCCACAAACGGGAGAGACTGCGCAGGCCGTCTCGTCGACCGACGAGGATTGCCTGTTCCTGAATGTCACCGTCCCCGCCCGAGCGAGTGCGACACCGCGCCCAGTGATGGTGTGGTGGCACGGCGGCGGCTTCACCAGCGGAGCCGGCGCGCCGTACGACGCTCAGCGGCTTGCCGATCAGGGTGACGTCGTCGTGGTGACTGCGAACTATCGGCTCGGGATGCTCGGCTATCTCGGATTGCCCGGACTCGACGGGGCCGGAAACTTCGGTCTCGCAGACCAATTGGCTGCTCTGCGTTGGGCCAACGACAACGCCGAGGTATTCGGCGGCGACCCCGACTCGATCACTGTGTTCGGTGAATCGGCCGGCGGAACGTCCGTCTGCGCCGCGCTGACATCACCGGCTTCGGTAGGTCTCGTCGACAGGGCCATTTTCTCTTCCGGCTCGTGCAGCCTCGCGTGGCCCGCTGGAACGCTGTTCCCCGGTTTGCCTGCGTCGTCATCTTTGATTTCGTTGGCCGACAGCGAAGCTCACGGTTCTGCGGCTGCCACTGCGCTCGGGTGTACCGACCCCGACCTGCTGGGGTGTCTACGCGCACAACCCGTCGATGCCTTACTGGGGCAAGCCGTGTTGTTCGGTAACCCGATCGCGTACGGGACCGAACTGCTTCCGCGGCAACCGTCGGCAGCAGTCCAGCAGGGGAATTGGCTGAAGGTTCCTGTCCTGTCCGGCGGCAATCGCGACGAACACCGCTCGTTCATCGGCGGACTCTTGCTTACCGACCCGACCGCAGTGACCGCGGAGAATTACGAGTCCTTGATTCAGAGCTCGTTCCAGGCCGATGTGGGGGCGGTGAGCGCGACGTATCCGCTCGGTGACTACGAGTCGGCTCCCGTTGCGTGGGCCACCGTGGTCACCGATGTGGCGTGGGCCTGCACGACATCGCGCGGTGCCCGCGAATTGGCCGCGGATGGAACACCGGTGTACAGCTATGAATTCGCTGACCGGAGTGCACCCGATGTGAGCGGGGTGGCGTCATCGGGTGTGCCCCAGGGTGCGGCGCACGCCACCGACCTGCCGTACCTGTTCGATCTCGGCAGCGAAGATCTGCTCACTGAACCCGGACAACGCGAGCTCGGTGACGACATGGTGGCCGCCTGGGCCTTGTTCGCCCACACCGGTACTCCCGGTGGGGCCGACGACGCCTACTGGCCCGTCACCACCGGTACCGAAACCCCGGTCATGCAGTTCGACAATCCGGTCACCGGGTCAGGCATGCACCTCGTCGATCATCGCGCCGAGCATCACTGCGAGCTCTGGGACGCGATCACCCCAGAGTGA
- a CDS encoding TetR/AcrR family transcriptional regulator, with amino-acid sequence MDHTFLQSARRAQLVDAAIDVLADLGAEQASLVRIAECAGVSRGVVNYHFPGGRRELFEAAVDAIYDLGRREVHPDTVSAQSPRDSVASFVRGSIAFYARYPRHLRALTSIYTSRTGDSLRREERPEHAAEMMATAGLLRDGQVAGQMREFDVTLMALTIRAILDTAVGLTAAGADPVVLAGELVSTIDAATRAIS; translated from the coding sequence ATGGACCACACGTTCCTTCAATCGGCACGACGCGCTCAACTCGTCGATGCTGCGATTGATGTTCTGGCCGACCTGGGTGCCGAACAGGCCTCTCTGGTGCGGATAGCCGAATGCGCGGGTGTCAGCCGCGGGGTGGTGAACTACCACTTTCCCGGGGGACGTCGCGAGTTGTTCGAAGCAGCTGTGGACGCCATCTACGACCTGGGTCGCCGGGAAGTGCACCCGGATACCGTGTCGGCGCAGTCGCCCCGCGACAGCGTGGCGTCGTTCGTTCGGGGGAGCATCGCGTTTTACGCCCGCTACCCGCGTCACCTTCGGGCCCTCACCTCGATCTACACCAGCCGCACCGGGGACAGCCTGCGGCGGGAGGAGCGACCCGAGCATGCGGCCGAAATGATGGCGACCGCCGGCCTGCTCCGGGACGGTCAGGTGGCCGGTCAGATGCGTGAGTTCGACGTGACTCTCATGGCGCTGACCATCCGCGCGATCCTGGATACCGCGGTCGGCTTGACCGCGGCGGGAGCCGACCCGGTTGTGCTTGCTGGCGAACTGGTCAGCACCATCGACGCGGCCACGAGGGCGATTTCGTGA
- a CDS encoding dihydrofolate reductase family protein: MMRTLVVTQNITVDGVIEATDDWFNRAGHDPELDAALAAQRDASDGFLVGRLTFEGMRDFWGPKTDDATGVTQHLNRVAKYVVSSTMKDPGWTNSTVLSGDLIEEVTRVKALDGADIVCTGSIGLCRDLIAADLVDEYRLFQYPYARGHGERLFDGTPSQKLRLLECRAFRSGSSLMRYAVDR, translated from the coding sequence ATGATGCGCACACTGGTTGTCACGCAGAACATCACTGTCGACGGCGTGATCGAGGCGACCGACGACTGGTTCAACCGAGCAGGGCACGACCCCGAACTCGACGCGGCGCTGGCCGCGCAACGCGATGCGTCGGACGGCTTCTTGGTGGGGCGGTTGACATTCGAGGGTATGCGTGACTTCTGGGGGCCGAAAACCGACGACGCGACGGGAGTGACTCAACATCTCAATCGCGTCGCGAAGTACGTCGTGTCCTCGACCATGAAGGACCCCGGGTGGACGAATTCGACTGTGCTGTCGGGAGATCTGATCGAGGAGGTCACGCGGGTCAAGGCGCTGGACGGTGCCGACATCGTCTGCACGGGGAGTATCGGATTGTGTCGGGATCTGATCGCAGCTGACCTCGTCGACGAGTACAGGTTGTTCCAGTACCCGTACGCGCGCGGACATGGCGAACGACTCTTCGACGGCACCCCGTCGCAGAAACTGCGCTTGCTGGAGTGCCGAGCGTTTCGGTCCGGATCGTCCTTGATGCGTTATGCAGTCGACCGATGA
- a CDS encoding VOC family protein — protein MQTIHTLPVLFVDDHNTAIDWYTKLFGRTFDRRPMDPDAEWDLGDGRGVQIYHDPERAGGHDVVLGVPDLDAALLDIGSRGIDAEAFTVPSGQFKLAVITDPAGNNVILSQSLTDTKPPIERFTSTRTIGAAASDIFAFLTNPDNHQHTEPTDWVRDAIDTSPITGPGHTFAVNMFLEAAGGHYVMHNLVTAFERDRIIAWLPCSQSGDGELDAGGWWWRYDLASHDDGTRVTLTYDWSDTPAAVREEIGGMPAVPMSFLDDSLASLDAAIRTGK, from the coding sequence ATGCAGACAATTCATACTCTGCCAGTCTTGTTCGTCGACGATCACAACACCGCTATCGACTGGTACACAAAGCTGTTCGGCCGCACCTTCGACCGACGGCCGATGGACCCCGACGCCGAATGGGACCTCGGCGACGGGCGCGGAGTACAGATCTACCACGACCCCGAACGGGCCGGCGGGCACGATGTCGTCCTGGGAGTACCCGATCTGGACGCCGCACTGCTCGACATCGGCTCTCGCGGCATCGACGCCGAGGCATTCACAGTGCCCTCGGGGCAGTTCAAGCTCGCCGTGATCACCGACCCTGCCGGCAACAACGTGATCCTGTCCCAATCACTGACCGACACAAAGCCCCCGATCGAGCGATTCACCAGCACCCGCACCATCGGCGCGGCGGCGTCGGACATCTTCGCTTTCCTGACCAATCCCGACAATCACCAACATACCGAGCCGACCGATTGGGTTCGCGACGCTATCGACACGTCCCCGATCACCGGCCCGGGCCATACGTTCGCGGTCAACATGTTCCTCGAGGCGGCGGGTGGACACTACGTGATGCACAACCTCGTCACAGCGTTCGAGCGCGACCGCATCATCGCGTGGCTGCCGTGTTCGCAGAGCGGCGACGGCGAACTCGACGCAGGCGGATGGTGGTGGCGCTACGACCTGGCATCTCACGACGACGGAACTCGGGTGACCCTTACCTACGATTGGAGCGACACACCCGCAGCAGTGCGAGAGGAGATCGGCGGGATGCCAGCGGTTCCGATGAGCTTCCTCGACGACTCGCTGGCATCGCTGGACGCCGCGATCCGCACCGGCAAATGA
- a CDS encoding winged helix-turn-helix transcriptional regulator has product MPSSSFDSMGCPIAGALEQVGEWWTLLILRDALDGFSRFDEFERNLGIAPNMLTRRLKSLVDAGLLERRSYSNRPPRFEYVPTARARELTSVIVALYAWGNKHVDHDDRAVVLVDEAGETIDPVFVDRRTGRTLAESKAQFVSGPKASDFMRERLDPANRARRRSRSRATAAAFEPADRHESTPMTPPTLGPKEAQP; this is encoded by the coding sequence GTGCCGAGCAGCAGTTTCGACAGCATGGGTTGCCCAATTGCCGGCGCGCTCGAACAGGTCGGTGAATGGTGGACACTGCTGATCCTGCGTGATGCACTCGATGGGTTCAGCCGCTTCGACGAATTCGAGCGCAATCTCGGTATCGCACCGAACATGTTGACACGCAGGCTCAAATCCTTGGTCGACGCCGGATTGTTGGAACGTCGGTCATACAGCAATCGTCCGCCTCGCTTCGAGTATGTACCGACCGCCAGAGCCCGAGAGCTCACCTCGGTCATCGTCGCGCTCTACGCCTGGGGTAACAAGCACGTCGACCACGACGACCGTGCGGTGGTGTTAGTGGACGAGGCAGGGGAGACCATCGACCCGGTATTCGTGGACCGTCGGACAGGGCGCACCCTGGCAGAAAGCAAGGCGCAGTTCGTATCCGGACCGAAAGCTTCCGATTTCATGCGGGAACGACTCGACCCCGCGAACCGTGCACGACGTCGGTCCCGCAGCCGCGCCACGGCCGCCGCCTTCGAACCTGCCGACCGGCACGAATCAACACCGATGACACCGCCGACCCTCGGCCCGAAAGAGGCACAGCCATGA
- a CDS encoding PaaI family thioesterase, which yields MTIGQDQRSQTFTWVTPKSVLREASQMSGLEVMRALAAGELPPPPIAVLMQFDPIEVEDGKVVFECTPSEAHYNPIGTVHGGLACTLLDTVIACAAHTTLPAGTGYTSIDLNVSYLRGIFDSSGPLIATGTVVKRGSRVIFAEGSIVDKNGDVVATGTSSLLVIPPR from the coding sequence ATGACAATCGGACAGGATCAACGGTCACAGACTTTCACCTGGGTTACTCCGAAATCGGTGTTGCGAGAGGCATCGCAGATGAGTGGCCTCGAGGTGATGAGGGCTCTGGCGGCGGGCGAGTTGCCGCCACCACCGATCGCGGTGCTGATGCAGTTCGATCCCATCGAGGTCGAGGACGGCAAGGTGGTATTCGAGTGCACTCCGTCCGAGGCGCACTACAACCCGATCGGCACTGTGCACGGTGGTCTCGCGTGCACTCTGCTCGATACGGTGATCGCATGCGCGGCGCATACCACGCTGCCTGCCGGAACCGGGTACACATCGATAGATCTGAACGTCAGCTACCTTCGAGGAATCTTCGATTCGAGTGGGCCGTTGATCGCCACTGGAACTGTGGTCAAACGAGGTTCCCGGGTCATCTTCGCGGAAGGATCCATAGTCGACAAGAACGGTGACGTCGTGGCCACCGGAACGAGTTCTCTGCTCGTCATACCCCCGAGGTGA
- a CDS encoding TetR/AcrR family transcriptional regulator produces MVGSPDEKSALQRGSVRERLVEAAVEVLRVHGPGEMKVRRISEEAGASTIAVYHHFGDLQHLLIEVVNRGFSMLRAELLDAAASNVEPEVQLFSMALCVRGMARGNPHLYDMMFGLSTRGTYRAAAPATVTRKPFSDAYEVLARACQDLASSDRIDVEDGELIAAQLWSLVHGFVSLEAAGHFDDHGDAVLAVLAPMAVTHMVGFGEDRTYAAHSASTALEWWKHRDRKFDRNGSEEI; encoded by the coding sequence ATGGTCGGGTCCCCAGACGAGAAGTCGGCTCTGCAGCGAGGTTCCGTGCGTGAGCGACTGGTCGAAGCAGCTGTCGAGGTGCTGCGCGTTCATGGTCCGGGTGAGATGAAGGTGCGCCGAATCAGCGAGGAGGCCGGTGCTTCGACGATCGCTGTCTACCACCACTTCGGTGATCTGCAACATTTGCTGATCGAGGTGGTCAATCGCGGATTTTCGATGCTTCGTGCGGAACTTCTCGACGCTGCCGCCTCGAATGTCGAACCCGAGGTTCAGCTGTTTTCGATGGCCCTGTGTGTCCGGGGAATGGCTCGTGGCAACCCTCATCTGTACGACATGATGTTCGGTCTCTCGACCCGAGGGACGTACCGGGCGGCGGCGCCTGCGACCGTGACGCGAAAGCCGTTCTCGGATGCATACGAGGTGCTGGCTCGTGCATGCCAGGATCTTGCGTCCTCCGATCGAATCGATGTGGAGGACGGCGAGCTGATAGCGGCCCAGTTGTGGAGCCTGGTTCACGGGTTCGTATCTCTGGAAGCGGCCGGACATTTCGATGATCACGGCGATGCTGTACTCGCTGTACTGGCTCCGATGGCTGTTACCCACATGGTCGGTTTCGGGGAAGATCGCACGTATGCCGCGCACTCCGCGAGTACTGCCTTGGAGTGGTGGAAGCATCGTGATCGAAAATTCGATCGCAATGGATCCGAAGAAATCTGA
- a CDS encoding MFS transporter, with translation MHLVSAVPALRSRKTLALVTLCFAVFVVNVSTTIVNIALPTLVGDLGATTRDLLWIVDAFNLAFAALVLAAGSLSDRFGRRLFLLGGLTLFAIASLGGAWSSDPGQLITWRALAGVAAAIVYPVTLSILTNVFTERSERVAAIGIWGAATGVSVAVGPVVGGALIEHFWWGSILVFNGAAALFTLLMATRTIPDSRDPSTPPLDKSGLILSTIALGSLVHAIIEAPDRGWGSRATTLAFALAAVLLTVFVYRESRARHPMLDVRLFKNMRFTAASGAVTSAFFAMFGFIFLVTQYFQSVRSFGALETGVRMLPVAGALAAFSLVSPRLAVSIGSKLVVASGLASLTAAFVWISTIDASTGYGQIAGQMVLLGAGLGLISAPATEAIMGVVPTDKAGMGSAVNDATRELGGTLGVAVIGSVALSVYRDSLEGTQLPPVLMEPARESVGAALAASQQAATAFGDAGTRAALELSDLARTAFVDGFTTGSLVAGVITAVAAVLILIFLPAHPNQQPSDDETSESSLPQ, from the coding sequence ATGCACCTGGTATCCGCGGTACCTGCACTTCGCTCCAGAAAGACCCTTGCGTTGGTGACGCTGTGTTTCGCGGTCTTCGTCGTCAACGTCTCCACCACGATCGTCAACATCGCATTGCCCACCCTCGTAGGCGATCTCGGCGCAACAACCCGAGATCTCCTGTGGATCGTCGACGCCTTCAATCTGGCGTTCGCAGCACTGGTGCTCGCTGCCGGATCGCTCAGCGACCGATTCGGACGGCGCCTGTTCCTTCTGGGCGGACTCACGTTGTTCGCGATCGCATCGCTGGGCGGGGCATGGAGCAGCGATCCGGGACAACTCATCACGTGGCGCGCACTGGCCGGCGTCGCGGCAGCGATCGTGTACCCGGTGACGTTGTCGATCCTGACGAACGTGTTCACCGAACGATCCGAGCGGGTTGCAGCCATCGGGATATGGGGCGCAGCGACCGGAGTGTCCGTCGCCGTCGGCCCCGTCGTCGGCGGCGCTCTGATCGAGCACTTCTGGTGGGGATCGATCCTCGTATTCAACGGTGCCGCAGCACTGTTCACACTACTGATGGCCACCCGAACCATTCCTGACTCACGCGATCCGTCCACGCCTCCGCTCGACAAATCAGGACTGATCCTGTCCACGATCGCACTTGGATCACTGGTCCACGCGATCATCGAAGCGCCCGACCGCGGGTGGGGTTCACGAGCGACCACGCTCGCTTTCGCCTTGGCAGCAGTTCTGTTGACCGTCTTCGTCTACCGGGAGTCACGTGCCCGCCACCCCATGCTCGACGTACGACTGTTCAAGAACATGCGATTCACCGCGGCAAGCGGAGCGGTCACCAGCGCCTTCTTCGCCATGTTCGGTTTCATCTTCCTGGTCACCCAGTACTTCCAATCCGTCCGCAGTTTCGGAGCCCTGGAAACAGGCGTGCGCATGCTCCCGGTCGCGGGAGCACTTGCTGCGTTCTCACTCGTCAGCCCTCGCCTGGCCGTATCCATAGGCAGCAAACTCGTCGTAGCAAGTGGACTCGCGTCGTTGACCGCCGCGTTCGTCTGGATCTCGACCATCGACGCAAGCACCGGATACGGGCAGATAGCCGGGCAGATGGTCCTCCTCGGTGCAGGCCTCGGCCTGATCAGTGCGCCCGCAACCGAGGCCATCATGGGAGTGGTGCCAACCGACAAGGCAGGAATGGGATCTGCCGTCAACGACGCCACGCGAGAGCTCGGCGGGACCCTCGGCGTCGCCGTCATCGGCTCGGTTGCGCTGTCGGTGTACCGCGACAGCCTCGAAGGCACGCAACTACCCCCGGTCCTGATGGAGCCCGCCCGGGAATCGGTCGGCGCGGCACTCGCTGCGTCACAGCAAGCCGCCACCGCCTTCGGGGATGCAGGAACGCGCGCCGCACTCGAACTCTCGGACCTGGCCCGAACCGCATTCGTAGACGGATTCACCACCGGCAGCCTCGTGGCAGGGGTGATCACCGCAGTCGCGGCAGTACTGATCCTCATATTTCTGCCGGCGCACCCCAACCAGCAGCCGTCCGACGACGAAACCAGCGAATCCTCGTTGCCGCAGTGA
- a CDS encoding siderophore-interacting protein encodes MTESAFPRVFDAVTVSTRFVTPSMIRVRLGCDGLAGFESTGVPDERLRLLFGEGAEQVARSYTVRAFQPATRLLDVDFVVHAGGIAADWALNTRPGDQLRISEARGWYQPPSDTEWQLLVADMTGLPALTRAVEQLPTGSRAFVIASVPNHADEQTVETQGDVSYQWLHTDRTGHERGHHASALSLPEAVRSFDLFPEAGYVWAATEASDARSIRKYFHRELCWHPTRFEIKGYWRRDKERWQQRYMQVQDRIDTIREQAVAEGKSGHELTQIVDNALEQAGL; translated from the coding sequence ATGACCGAGTCCGCATTTCCCCGAGTGTTCGATGCCGTAACGGTCTCCACGCGGTTCGTGACTCCGTCGATGATCAGGGTTCGTCTCGGCTGCGATGGACTCGCAGGGTTCGAGAGCACGGGGGTACCGGACGAGAGGTTGCGACTGCTCTTCGGTGAAGGTGCGGAACAGGTCGCGCGCAGTTACACCGTTCGTGCTTTCCAGCCCGCCACGAGGCTTCTCGATGTCGACTTCGTAGTACACGCCGGCGGAATCGCAGCCGACTGGGCCCTGAACACCAGGCCCGGAGATCAGCTCCGAATATCCGAGGCCCGCGGCTGGTACCAACCTCCGTCCGACACTGAATGGCAGCTCCTCGTCGCCGACATGACCGGCCTTCCTGCATTGACCCGAGCCGTCGAGCAACTTCCCACCGGGTCGCGCGCCTTCGTCATAGCGTCGGTACCCAATCACGCAGACGAGCAGACCGTCGAGACGCAAGGCGACGTCTCCTACCAGTGGCTCCACACGGACCGGACAGGGCACGAGCGCGGACATCACGCCTCTGCGTTGTCGCTACCCGAAGCGGTGCGATCGTTCGACCTCTTCCCGGAAGCTGGATATGTCTGGGCGGCCACCGAAGCATCCGACGCCCGATCCATCCGCAAGTACTTTCACCGAGAACTGTGCTGGCATCCAACTAGATTCGAGATCAAGGGGTACTGGCGACGCGACAAAGAACGATGGCAGCAGCGTTACATGCAGGTGCAGGATCGCATCGACACCATTCGCGAGCAGGCCGTCGCCGAGGGTAAATCCGGCCACGAACTCACACAGATCGTCGACAACGCCCTCGAACAAGCCGGTCTGTGA